One genomic segment of Streptomyces sp. RKND-216 includes these proteins:
- a CDS encoding GPP34 family phosphoprotein produces MGRSRRTIPEELLLLALDPTTGTTAQPQSLDLGLAGAQLVELALAGRIAPDGDRIAVVLPRPTGDPTLDSALELLRRRGSPVRAVHWIGGPRLGLRQTYLTHLERCGMVHAVNGQMCGVLPTTRYQATDTAISREIRTRLDAAIRTGVPPDPRTAALAALAHAVGLGKHLYPGNEGRSCRSRLRDLIRHDPMGGLVAHAVMDVQNGAAAAPRRPGGGGGGSGGRGTGARAAAQPPAQHAPRPAAGHTVPDQARRTPAVSRMSRVGAR; encoded by the coding sequence ATGGGCAGGAGCCGCAGAACTATTCCGGAGGAGCTTCTGCTGCTGGCACTGGACCCGACCACGGGTACCACTGCACAGCCGCAGTCGCTCGACCTCGGCCTGGCCGGAGCACAGCTCGTCGAGCTGGCACTGGCGGGCCGGATAGCCCCAGACGGGGACCGTATCGCCGTGGTCCTACCACGGCCGACAGGAGATCCGACGCTGGACTCCGCACTGGAGCTGCTGCGCAGGCGCGGCAGCCCGGTCCGGGCCGTGCACTGGATCGGCGGGCCCAGGCTCGGGCTGCGCCAGACGTACCTCACGCACCTGGAGCGCTGCGGCATGGTCCATGCCGTCAACGGCCAGATGTGCGGGGTGCTTCCGACGACGCGCTATCAGGCGACCGACACGGCCATCAGCCGTGAGATACGGACCCGCCTCGATGCCGCGATACGGACCGGCGTACCGCCGGACCCGCGTACCGCCGCGCTGGCCGCGCTGGCGCACGCCGTCGGGCTGGGCAAGCACCTCTACCCCGGCAACGAGGGGCGGTCCTGCCGCTCCCGGCTGAGGGACCTGATCCGGCACGACCCGATGGGCGGCCTCGTCGCGCACGCCGTGATGGACGTGCAGAACGGCGCAGCCGCGGCCCCGCGCCGCCCGGGCGGCGGCGGAGGCGGCTCGGGCGGGCGCGGCACCGGAGCGCGCGCGGCGGCCCAGCCGCCCGCTCAGCACGCTCCGCGGCCCGCTGCGGGGCACACGGTGCCGGACCAGGCGCGGCGGACGCCGGCGGTGTCCCGCATGTCCCGCGTCGGCGCGCGCTGA
- a CDS encoding serine hydrolase — protein sequence MAGESPDKSERERSSGETTEDAGSVPAARRQDPREAYAAAADTGPAGEPEAAAGVPEGADGAAEPDSAAASDGAERDGPGSGNSRQDADAADAPADDSGDARLRAAVAAWVSSADDDQSGQDGQDDQDAGPGTQSSDAPADSGSGAEAPADDSPPGGGEDGAVDGANSDLPVRPRGAATEPGTDSAAKPAPDTATTMFGVRPDVLEPTDETSAAARAERMTAAFFGSSRKPGEQDSVAEATSPEGVGADSAADSPLDTSADVAPDQTPGEARDVTEQAPAGPDEPASAPEERDDDGDAVDAPADDEELPGDDTPADTPADTASDSATDPDPDLDAPDAAGEELPGKDRRTTASGAVAASAAKTDEENPGGPAAQRDHATTALRLPREDGDEDTPSGETTAVVTPAEKPADKGEDEDKGKDEDTSDGDGENGGSGEGGSRFVPLRSTDAPRTPDGAGTRRPLPDAQTSSTGTPASVISGVGGEQERTKQQPAPEPPPLELLAQLTNTPPPPETPLRTAVRRVKIWTPLVLLLAIVFVIVQAVRPLPEPTLTLTEQATYTFDGGEPSLPWPTEGQAYVEVSGLGVLGSYGEQKAVPIGSVAKTMTAYLVLQKSPLKEGADGPKITIDQKAEDDGKRGAGNGDESVLPSVEKGDKITQRDALSALMIPSANNIARLLARWHSGSEAAFVEEMNETAEELGMENTKYTDPSGLEETTVSTAKDQVQLGKKAMEIPALVEITRQPFWKDPFSGEQMRNWNTVVSSAGAIGIKTGTTTVAGGNLLFAGYEEIGDTRQLVVGAVLGQHKPPIIDTANAVSDKLLTAAEGTLTAEKIVQKGDVVGYVDDGLGGRTPVVATEDVAAVGWGGVEVDLALEPLKDMPHTAPTGKRVGTLTVGGGPGQVEVPVALEQDLPEPAFGDKLTRIL from the coding sequence GTGGCGGGCGAGTCCCCCGACAAGTCGGAGCGGGAAAGGTCGTCGGGGGAGACGACGGAGGACGCCGGTTCGGTTCCCGCGGCGCGACGACAGGACCCACGTGAGGCGTACGCGGCTGCCGCGGACACCGGCCCGGCGGGGGAGCCGGAGGCCGCGGCGGGCGTCCCCGAGGGGGCGGACGGCGCGGCGGAACCGGACAGCGCGGCCGCATCGGACGGCGCGGAGCGCGACGGGCCGGGGTCCGGGAACTCGCGGCAGGACGCGGACGCCGCCGACGCGCCCGCGGACGACTCCGGTGACGCACGGCTGCGCGCGGCGGTCGCCGCGTGGGTCTCCTCGGCCGACGACGACCAGAGCGGTCAGGACGGTCAGGACGACCAGGACGCCGGGCCGGGTACGCAGAGCAGCGACGCTCCCGCGGACTCGGGCTCCGGGGCGGAAGCACCGGCGGACGACTCCCCGCCAGGGGGCGGCGAGGACGGGGCCGTTGACGGCGCGAACAGCGACCTGCCGGTACGGCCGCGCGGTGCCGCGACCGAGCCCGGGACGGACTCCGCGGCGAAGCCCGCACCGGACACCGCCACCACGATGTTCGGCGTGCGCCCGGACGTGCTCGAACCGACCGACGAGACGTCCGCAGCCGCCAGGGCGGAGCGGATGACTGCGGCGTTCTTCGGCTCGTCCCGCAAGCCCGGCGAGCAGGACTCCGTGGCCGAAGCGACCTCCCCAGAGGGCGTCGGGGCCGACTCCGCTGCCGACTCCCCGCTCGACACCTCTGCCGACGTCGCGCCTGACCAGACGCCGGGGGAGGCGCGTGACGTGACCGAGCAGGCGCCCGCGGGTCCCGACGAGCCGGCGAGCGCACCGGAGGAGCGTGACGACGACGGAGACGCGGTCGACGCCCCGGCGGACGACGAGGAGTTGCCGGGCGACGACACCCCGGCGGACACTCCGGCGGACACGGCATCGGACTCGGCAACGGACCCCGACCCGGACCTCGACGCGCCCGACGCGGCAGGCGAGGAGCTACCGGGGAAGGACCGGAGGACCACCGCCTCCGGCGCCGTCGCCGCTTCGGCGGCCAAGACCGACGAGGAGAACCCGGGCGGGCCGGCCGCGCAGCGGGACCACGCGACGACGGCCCTCCGCCTTCCCCGGGAGGACGGGGACGAGGACACCCCGTCCGGCGAGACGACGGCGGTGGTGACACCTGCGGAGAAGCCGGCGGACAAGGGCGAGGACGAAGACAAGGGCAAGGACGAGGACACCTCCGACGGCGACGGCGAAAACGGCGGCTCCGGCGAGGGCGGGAGCCGGTTCGTCCCGCTGCGCTCCACCGACGCGCCGCGCACGCCCGACGGAGCCGGAACGCGGCGCCCGCTGCCGGACGCGCAGACCAGCAGCACCGGCACGCCCGCCTCCGTCATCTCCGGCGTCGGTGGCGAACAGGAACGCACCAAGCAGCAGCCGGCGCCCGAGCCGCCGCCGCTGGAACTGCTGGCGCAGCTCACCAACACGCCCCCGCCGCCGGAGACTCCGCTGCGCACCGCCGTGCGCCGGGTCAAGATCTGGACGCCGCTGGTGCTCCTGCTGGCGATCGTGTTCGTGATCGTGCAGGCCGTGCGGCCCCTGCCGGAACCGACGCTGACGCTGACCGAGCAGGCCACGTACACCTTCGACGGCGGCGAGCCGTCGCTGCCGTGGCCGACCGAGGGCCAGGCGTACGTGGAGGTCTCCGGGCTCGGTGTGCTCGGCTCGTACGGCGAGCAGAAGGCGGTGCCGATCGGCAGCGTGGCGAAGACCATGACGGCCTACCTCGTGCTGCAGAAGTCCCCGCTGAAGGAGGGCGCGGACGGGCCGAAGATCACCATCGACCAGAAGGCCGAGGACGACGGCAAGCGCGGCGCGGGCAACGGCGACGAGTCCGTGCTGCCCAGCGTCGAGAAGGGCGACAAGATCACCCAGCGGGACGCGCTGTCCGCGTTGATGATCCCCTCCGCGAACAACATCGCCCGTCTGCTGGCTCGTTGGCACAGCGGTTCCGAAGCGGCGTTCGTCGAGGAGATGAACGAGACCGCCGAGGAACTGGGCATGGAGAACACGAAGTACACCGACCCCAGCGGCCTGGAGGAGACCACCGTCAGCACCGCGAAGGATCAGGTGCAGCTGGGCAAGAAGGCCATGGAGATCCCGGCGCTGGTGGAGATCACCAGGCAGCCGTTCTGGAAGGACCCGTTCTCCGGCGAGCAGATGCGCAACTGGAACACGGTGGTGTCGAGCGCCGGCGCGATCGGCATCAAGACGGGCACCACCACGGTCGCGGGCGGCAACCTGCTCTTCGCCGGTTACGAGGAGATCGGCGACACGCGGCAACTGGTCGTCGGCGCCGTGCTCGGGCAGCACAAGCCGCCCATCATCGACACCGCCAACGCCGTCAGCGACAAGCTGCTGACCGCGGCGGAGGGGACGCTGACCGCGGAGAAGATCGTGCAGAAGGGCGACGTCGTCGGCTACGTGGACGACGGCCTCGGCGGCCGTACGCCGGTCGTCGCGACCGAGGACGTGGCGGCCGTCGGCTGGGGCGGTGTGGAGGTCGACCTCGCGCTGGAGCCCCTGAAGGACATGCCGCACACCGCCCCCACCGGGAAGCGGGTCGGCACGCTGACGGTAGGGGGCGGCCCCGGACAGGTCGAGGTACCGGTGGCGCTGGAGCAGGACCTGCCCGAACCCGCCTTCGGGGACAAGCTGACGCGCATCCTGTGA